The genomic segment CAGCCGTTGGAGCCGTTCTACAAGCAATAGCTTGGCTCCCGGGCGCGCGTGATCAGCTTCGCATCGGACAATTGGTCTAGCCCGGTCGTGTCGCCGATCGACTGTAGCTTGTCCATCTCCTGCCACGTTTCGTAGTCAGCGGTCACAAGTGCGTCACGGACCGTCACGCGCGGCGCGCTCTCCGATCAATTGAGCGGGGGGAACGCCAAGCCGTACTTGCGCGCCAGGCGCGCTCGGAGCGCGGCGCCGTGCCGGTTGATCTCGTCGCACTTCCGGCGGTGTTGTTCTTCGCCGGAACGCCACGAGCCGGCGGCCCCTTTGCGATCGGCGGCGCTCGCGGAGCCAAGCAGCGATGTGGCCCGCTCGTTAAGGGTCACTTCCTCCCGATACCAGGCCATCAGTTCGCGCCCAAGCTGCAGGGCCTCGGCATCGACGCCGCGCGCGTCGAGAGCGCCGAGCGCTTCGGAGGCGAACCGACCGGCCTTCAATCGCGCCCCCACGAATTCGCCGGCATTGGCTGCCGTCACGTTCGCCGGCGGGGCGCGCATCGCCGATTCCCGCGCGATGACGTCGTTGAGCGCGTTCCAGTAGCCGAGGGTCGTCTGTCCCGCAGAGGGCTTTTCTGCTGCCGGCTGTTCCGCACCGCGTTTTCGCGGAGGCGTCTCGATTTCCTGCGCGGACACGGCCGGCCTTCGGGTCGGCAAAGCGGGGTGCTCTTGTCGGTCTGCTAGCGAATCGTCGATTTCAGCCGACTCCTCTGTTGCGGCCTCAAGCTCCGCCAAGCGTCGTGCGAGCTGTTTCTTTTCGAGGACGGCAATCCGTTTTTTGAGCGCCTCGACCTCGGGATCGGGAGATAGCGCGTCGGCGGAAGGCGAAGTCGCGGGAACGGCGACTACGACGGCGTCGGTCTTACCTGCCGAGATTCCGCCTTTGAACAAAAGGACCCCGACGAGAAGTCCGCCGATCAATCCGCCCGCGATGACCGTCCGTTCACCGTTGTGCATGGCCGCCTCATCGAACTCGACACGTCATGGGGCGCGGCATCGGCGCAGCTGCTCGACAATGAACTCTAGCTCATGCCGGAGAAACGGGCCGCGATTCTGTCGTTTTTTTTCGGACCTCCGCAGCATCTCTACTTCTCCGGCCGTTCCAGCAGCCGGCGGAGGGACCGACAGAATGGCACTACCGACGCTGGAGCCGATCGCAGACGCGAACGCGACCAACAGCGCGAACAAAATGGAGTCGCTGGCACGCGTGATGTGATTACCCCTTGTCCGCGTTTGTTCGTGACTTGTCCGCGATAGCGTGAAAATGAACCTACCGGAGAGCTTGGCAGCGTTTCCCGGCGCGTTTAGAAGTCCGCTGGGCTGGACGTCCGATGGGACTACGATGTTCCTGATACTGGGATACCGAGTTTGCCAAGAATCAGAACATCGCGGTAAATGCAGGCACGAGCGCCCGTAGCGCATCATCCGCATTGATGATGTGTCTGTGATCGTCGCCAAGGCGTCATCCGAGTTACGGACGGCGGAGCAAACATACCCACGGCTTGCAGCCTGATCTTGTGGCTTGTAGCGGCGTAGAAACCGCCAGCGGGGTGCGAACCGCTGGCGGTATTTTTATTTTGCCAGATTGGCAGCCACAGAATGGCTCAGAAATTGCGCCGACGGGACCGCTTGACCTTGGAGACATACCTTTTCGTCATTGCCACAACATTCACATTAGGTCATAAACCCCATGACCTGAACACATTATAGAGCGTGCGACCAAATTTCCGGAAAATGGCCGGCGATTCCCTAGTTATTTTTGGGGTGCTTGGCGAATCTAGACGGACGGCATGGACGTGCCCAAAAAATGGCCAATGAGGCGTCAAAATGTACACGCTACGGCCAGACTGCTAGTTTTCGGATCAGCTAATGAACGGGGGATTGTCCATGCTTCACACTCTTTGTCGCTACCTTTGCGCGCTTGCCATTCTCTCAATGGCTTCTCAAGCGCACGCGGGTTTCCTCATTGGAAGCGCCGCCAACTATGCCGTTTTGGTTGAACCCCATCTGCATAACGTCCAGTTGACCAGCGATTCTGGTATCACTGGAAATCTCGGGGTAGGCAGCCCGGTCAACTCTGTCGGGCTGTCCGGCGGGACAATTCATGGCAACGTAGATTTCTCTGCCGCGCAGCCATCCGGCGGGCCCAACTTTGGCGGCACCGTCACCGGCACAGTGTCAAACACCGTCGCTGCCGTGACTTCGGCCCTTACCACGATGAACTCACTCAATACGACGTTGGGCGCTGAGCCAGGCACAACCTTGGTGATTTCGGGCAGCGGCCAAGTCATCAATGCCTCTTCCGGCACGATAGACGGCAACGGCAATGAAGTTTTCTCCGTCGCCTCGAATAAATTTAACAACAACAGCGGCGGAATCACGATCAACGGGACCGCGAGTCAATACGTGGTCATTAACATCGCCAACGGCAACAGCAATGAGAAATTCAACGGCGCGTTTAGCCTTTCGGGCGGGATTACGTCTGACCACGTACTGTACAATTTCGTTGGCACGGGCGGGGAATTAGGCGGTGCTGCGAACCAAGCGATCGCGAACGGCATCTTTTTGGCACCAAACATGAAGGTCAACGTCGATGCCGTTAATCTCCACGGTCGCCTAATTGGTGGCGGAAGTGCATCAAGCAATAACGATTTCCAAATCGTCTCCAATGCTTTCGTGACCGCCCCAGTGTCCGTGCCCGAGCCGGGCAGCATTGTGCTAGCCGCTTTGGGCCTTATCGGGTTGGCCGCGTGGCGTCAGCGCCGCAAGACGACCACATAGTCCCGACGGATCAAGCGATTCAAACACAACGACCCCAGGCGACATTGATCGTCTGGGGTCGTTTCATTGACGTCCACAGTGGCTGGTCAACGGACGATCAAGGGTGGTTCGCGAGCGATCAAGAATTTCCTCAATACCGACGCAAATCCCGGGTGGATGAGGATGGTACGGGATTTGCCCAGTCTCTCAGGCTTCGGCAGTCAACCACATACAGCCGGCCGGACAAGTCTTTGGCGGATAGGAATGTCCCAACGAATCGAGTTGAATCCACTCACTGAACACCACCTCTATTTGGTGCTGTTCATCACGAACGCTGGCGGCATATAGAAGCCCGTCGCGTCTCTGAATGTCGCGCTGCGCGCCAGCGCGATTCCCTACCCAGGTCGATTCCTCGATTTGAGGCGCGCCCCTAGTGCGCTCAAGTTTAAGCGGAGATAGCTACGCAATGGCTAATGATGTGAACGTCCGGTGCCCCAAGTGTTATCACGATACTGCAAAGGTGGTCGGCCAAACAGCAGACTTAGACGATTCTGGGAAGGCGGTCGCGACAATCTCTGACTGCCGATGCGAGCGTTGTGGTCATATGTTCAAACGAACGAGCGACCCACCTGCCGCGAAGGATCACTAGCTCCTTTTATATGCTGTTGGCCCGGTCGGATTGCCGTCCTGCGGTGTTCAATCTTCGGGCCTGGCTGCTTAGCGGCTCCCGGGCTGGCCGCTGGGTGGATTGACTAACGACTACCCAGCGGTCTTTTTATTGACGCCGCGCTCGTACTCGCTAGACTGGCGGCCGTGGGCAGCGATGCTCATACCGGGGCGCTCGAAGTTGCTCTGCCCCATGCGACGGGCGGCCCTCTGCCTAAATAAAGCAACCTCGGTAGCAATTGCTACCGAGGTTGTTTCGTTTGCTGGAATCGGTATGCCGGTGAGCGGTACAATAGCTCGCATGTCTACAATGCCTCCGATCCGCCGCCGCTGGTTCCAATTTGGACTTGGGACATTATTCATATTGATGGCTGTCATCGCAAGTTTTCTAGGCCATTACCTCAACTGGATATGGGAAAGGCATGCTCTGATCGCGGACGATGACGCAACCCGTATTGCTGAGGGTTTTGCGCCTGATACTGCAGTCGCTGGAGTGAACGTGTCCGCCCCGCCAATGCTTAGGCTCTTTGGCGAGCCGGGCTGGCACACGATTCATATTATGGCTGATGGATGGGGCGAGTATACGGACGACGATCGGCGCAAGATCAAGCGCACGAGGGCGCTATTTCCCGAGGCATATGTGCGGACCTTCCACCGCAAGGACGGCCGTTTCTTCACCTGGGAGCCAGAGGCGTTCGGTCTATGATCGCAGCCCTGGCGGCTTCTTTATGCGCGGTACAATAGGTCGCATGTCAGATGGCTCTACGACGCGCCGCCGCTGGTTCTCTTACAGCCTGCGATCGGTGTTTTTCCTCCTAACCCTGGTAGCCATTGGTTTGGGTTGGGTGGCGTCTGAGCGAAAGCGGTCAGAGCGTGAACTCCTGATTGCCGAAGATCTTAAAACGAGAGGGGCGCGTATTGACATAGCAGGACGTTTTGATGGCTCTGACCCGTTTTCGCAACCAGCCTGGTGGCAACGGTCGCTGTCGAGAGTCTGCGGCCAGAAAGTTCGGCAGGTCATCGTCGATGGCCCGAGTTTCTCAGGAGAAATCCCCGAGGTTGCAGCCCTTACGAAGCTTTCCGGCATTGGTTTGCACTGGACTCAAATTCGCGACCTGTCGCCGCTGGCGAAACTGACTTCTCTCGAAAATATCACGGTCGATGGCGGTCCAGTGAGCAATATTTCCCCGCTCGCCGAACTAACGAACTTAGTCGGCCTTGATCTCAATGTCAGTGGCGTTAAAGACGTGTCTGCACTTGCAAAGCTTGGGAATCTGACCGTACTTCGCTTGCAAACCTCTGGGGTCACGGACTTGTCACCGCTCGTCGGTCTCAAGAAGCTACGGTACCTCAACGTTCGACAAACGCCAATCAGCGACGAGCAAATCGAGTTGCTGAAGTCGGCACTTCCGGATTGTGAAATTGATAAATGACGCCGGATGCCCCAAGCTCCTGACGATTGCGTTGTTCATGTTGACCTCAAGTCGTATTTGTAGGTGGTGTGACGGTGCGCCATACGGTTAGCGAGTCACTGACCGGGCATCCCGGTATGGGTGCTGGCGACGATCAGCAAATCGAGACTGCCCGGACGATGACCGTGGGCAGCACTGGATACAGCGGAATATGGTCGCGGTGCTGTAGGCTCATCATTTCGCCACCCCGCCACGGTATTCGGGTGTGTTCATCAGCTCCGGGTTGACCATCGCCAGGGCGGTAGCCTTCGCGTCTGCCTTGTCGTCCGTGAAATAGTCGGCATTTGGCATGCGCTGCCCGGCCGAACCGTATGCCTTGACGCGGTACTCTTCAACGTCGCGGTTGTAGATGATCTTGGTACGTGCAATTCTCATCGTAGTACCTCGGCCAGCCGAGTGAAGTGAACGGAGCCAAAGACGTGGGCGACGTAGTAAACGACGAAGCAACAGAAAACGATGAGGCACGGATTCAACGGCTCTGGCTTGTTCCGCAGATAGTAGAACAAGCGCGGCTCTGTATCTGGCATGGTGTGAAACCCCTTGTCCGTAAGTTGTCCGCAACTTGTCCCCGAGAGCAGCAACAAGAGCCGCTTTCGGTGTTGACGGACCGGACAGGGATTGCAGAACGACCGAGAGATAAGGGGTTAGGTGGTCGTTCCGGCCGTATTAGAAGTCCGCTGCTCTATCCAGTTGAGCTACGGGCGCTTGTGCCTGAATTTACCGCGATGTTCTGATTCTTGGCAAACTCGGTATCACAGGCTGGGCGCCCAATGGGACTACGATGTTCCTGATACCGGCAACGTCATGACCAAGACTACCGACAAATGGCCGGAGAGCAAGGCGCAGACATCTGACGCCGCTTTTCCGCTGTTTCGGCGGGCCGGCGCCCGCTGGGTAATGCAGGTCTGTGCCAAATTCGCCTGCATTGGCAGAGGCGCTGACGATTCACGCGGCGGGAGCGACCCCTCTCATTGCGACCCCGTTGTGCTATGCGAAGGGCGGGCTGCTTCTTACGGGTCACACTTTGCCCAAATGGGACTCGATCCTATTCGCGCGATGTCCGCTTGTCGTATTCAATCATCGGCCTGATCGCCGTCCTTAATGACGAAGCGGGCCTTCAACCGCGCGACTTCGCTCGCCAGGCCTGCCAACTTCACGGAACGCAATACCTCGTCGAAATCCTTATACGCCGCCGGCGCTTCGTCGAGCGGATACATGCGGCAATTGGTCAGGATGTCTGAGTCCACGAAGGAACGATCAACCTCGGCTTGGTCGAGGGCCCGCTTGGCGGCCTTGCGTCCTAGCTGTCGGCCGGCGCCGTGATTCACGCTGTAGCAACTGATCGCGGCACCCGGCTCGGCGACCATCACTGCCGAGCCTGCTTGCGGATTCCCAGGAAGCAAAATCGGA from the Pirellulales bacterium genome contains:
- a CDS encoding collagen-binding domain-containing protein: MLHTLCRYLCALAILSMASQAHAGFLIGSAANYAVLVEPHLHNVQLTSDSGITGNLGVGSPVNSVGLSGGTIHGNVDFSAAQPSGGPNFGGTVTGTVSNTVAAVTSALTTMNSLNTTLGAEPGTTLVISGSGQVINASSGTIDGNGNEVFSVASNKFNNNSGGITINGTASQYVVINIANGNSNEKFNGAFSLSGGITSDHVLYNFVGTGGELGGAANQAIANGIFLAPNMKVNVDAVNLHGRLIGGGSASSNNDFQIVSNAFVTAPVSVPEPGSIVLAALGLIGLAAWRQRRKTTT